The genomic interval GGTCTGCCCGGTGCAGGCGATCGTCAAGAGGGGAGGGGAGGGCAAATGAAGCAGCAGATCATCGTCAGCGGCCTCGGGGGGCAGGGCGTCCTCTTTCTGACCCGGGTCATCGCCGAGGCGGCGGTCCGCGCCGGGCTAGAGATCCTCACCTCCGAAACCCACGGCATGGCCCAGCGCGGCGGCAGCGTCCTCTCCACGATCAAGGTCGGTTCCTTCAAGAGCCCCCTGATCCGGCGGGGGCAGGCCGACGCCGGCCTCTTTCTCCACTCGGGCAACCTCGACGTTCACGGGCATCTGATGGCCGGGGACGGCCGGCTTGTCGTCAACGCACCGGAGGGGAACGATTTTCTCCGCGTCGACGCCTCCGGCATGGCTCGCGCCATGGGGGCGCCGGTGCTGGCCAACCTGAT from Desulfuromonas sp. carries:
- a CDS encoding 2-oxoacid:acceptor oxidoreductase family protein, with translation MKQQIIVSGLGGQGVLFLTRVIAEAAVRAGLEILTSETHGMAQRGGSVLSTIKVGSFKSPLIRRGQADAGLFLHSGNLDVHGHLMAGDGRLVVNAPEGNDFLRVDASGMARAMGAPVLANLILLGRAVAAGTLFCDRQGCEEAIRALSNPKFVEANLEGFRAGLES